In Nodosilinea sp. PGN35, the genomic stretch TGACACACCCCAATAACTAAATGACTACACCCCACACCCCACACCCCACCACCCCAATTCGGGTTCTAATTGCGGACGATCACGCCATCTTTCGGCAAGGTTTAGCCACGATTATTAACCGTGATCCAGAGATGCAGGTGATTGCCCAAGCAGAGAATGGGGAGCAGGCGATCGCGCTATTTGAGGAACACCAGCCGGATGTTACGCTGATGGATCTCCGCATGCCGGAAGTGGCAGGAGTTGCCGCCATCGGTGCAATTTGTGCGGCGGCTAAATCTGCTCGAATCATTGTGCTGACCACCTATGATAGCGACGAAGATATCTATCGGGGATTGCAGGCAGGTGCAAAAGGGTACCTGCTGAAAGAAACTGAACCGGATGAGCTTTTAAATGCCATACGCACCGTTCATCGCGGTCAGCAGTATATTCCGCCCGACGTGGGCGCAAAGTTGGCCCAGCGCCTCAGCAATCCAGAACTGAGTGAACGAGAACTAGAAGTACTCCGTTCCCTGGCCCAGGGCATGAGTAATGCCGATATTTCGACTGCTTTAAGTATTGGTGAAGGCACGGTTAAATCCCACGTCAATCGAATTTTAAATAAGTTAGATGTCAGCGATCGCACTCAAGCGGTGATTGTTGCGGTTAAACGCGGCATCGTCAGTTTGTAAGGTGTACTTTCGATCAAATTCGGATTCTAACTTAAGTTAGAACCAGCCTTCTACTTCATGGTGGAATGGTTGATCTATCA encodes the following:
- a CDS encoding response regulator transcription factor, with amino-acid sequence MTTPHTPHPTTPIRVLIADDHAIFRQGLATIINRDPEMQVIAQAENGEQAIALFEEHQPDVTLMDLRMPEVAGVAAIGAICAAAKSARIIVLTTYDSDEDIYRGLQAGAKGYLLKETEPDELLNAIRTVHRGQQYIPPDVGAKLAQRLSNPELSERELEVLRSLAQGMSNADISTALSIGEGTVKSHVNRILNKLDVSDRTQAVIVAVKRGIVSL